DNA sequence from the Chloroflexota bacterium genome:
GCTTGCCTCTCCGGCGGGTTGTCTATGGACGCTGATTTCCGTATACCGATGGTAGCAAACGAGAGACCCGCATGCGGTTCCCAGGCCCAATCTGCATCAGCGTCAATGCTCGACTCGATGAGCTGTGAATCTTCCGCCAACCTGTCAAACAACCTGTTGCTGAGGCCAGCGTCATCCCACGTCCTGATGTAGAGGTAGATCCATACGTATTCGCCTTCAAAAGAGACCACGCACCCCATGTCCTTGTGGAAGCTGGAGGGGAAAAAACGGTCCCGATAGTTGAACGCTTGGCGGGGCGTCTCAAAGCCGGAGTGCGTTTGCCGCAACCGGGCGGCGAGCGCATCGAAGAACTCCCTGTACCGCCGAATCTCAGGGTTCTCCGGCGGGGGCGTAGGCAGCGTGAGGGACTTGTCCCAGCCACCAGGGAAGACGACCCTTCGCAGCACTGCCTTCAGTAGGCCATCGGAAGTGCTCCTGATAACTTCCACCTTGACCCCGTAGAACGTGATGTTGGAGCCGGCCCATTGATTGAGCTTGTGCAGAGCCTTGGCATGCTCGTACTGGAAGTCTGACGCCACCCAAATCGCAATGCCGGCATTGCATCCTGCCGCGTAGGTGAGCAACTGGCCGAGGTGGCCGTGGTTGCTCCACTCCAGTTGGTTCTCGATGGCGACCGTCTTGCCTGTACTGGTCTCCCTGGCAAGGATGTCCAGTGAGAAGCTGCCTACCTGGTGCTCCTGTCCCTCCGGCTCCAAGCTCAGGCCGACGGCCTCGCCGAGTTGATCCAGATGCTCGGCTAGCCAGGGGGTGAAGTCGTAGGCCTCATTGGGCCACATTTCCCGAAGGGCGACTGACTCTCCATGTGATTCGGTCATTGCGGTTACACCTCTCGCGTTCCGGTGTCTCCTGGTTGGATGGTGAAGTCGCGGCGGTCTCTGTAGAGGAGGGCTCTGTTTAGGACGCTGTCGTAGGTTTGGGGGTCTATGTCTTCTACGGGGTCCATGATCCAGTATTTGTAGTTGCCGAGGAAGAGGTAGGGGCGGGTCTGGTGGAAGAATTGGCATTCTACGCCCTCGCCTTGGAGGATGCGGGTTTGGAAGGCGGCGAGGAGTTCTTGCTGGGCGTCTTTTTGGATGACGACGTACTCGTGGGGCCAGGATTCTCTGTAGGTTACGGCTTCTCGCCAGGGGGCTTTGGCGATCAGGTGCATGATGGTGTCTGTTGGTGGCATGGTGTGTCTCCTTTGTGGACATTGTCTCGCATGGGGGAAGGGGGGGCGGGGGGAAGGCGGCCGCTCTGCCCTGCACCTGTGGATTCCTGCCTGCGCAGGAATGACGCGAGATTTGTCGGAATGGCGACGGTGGTTGGTGGAGGGCGTGCCCCCCTGGACCCCGGCTTTCGCCGGGGTGGAGATTGCGGAGGGGGCTACGGAATGTCGGGGTTCCCGCTGACGCGGTAGCCCCGCTGGATGCGGGGTGGGCGGTTGGCGAATCGCCCCTACGACATCCCCGTGGCCCCGCCCCTCGCGGGGCAGGCTTCCCGGCCACGGGCAGCGATCGTTGGGCGCGGGATTCCTGGATACCGGCATCCGCCGGTATGAGGGGTTGGGTTACACCCCCAGCTGTTGGCGGACGGTTTGGGCTACTCGGGCGGCATCCGGGATGTAGGCTAGCTCCAGGTTGCGGGCGTAGGGGACGGGGGTGTGGGGGGCCTGGACCCGCATGATGGGGGCGTCGAGGTAGTCGAAGGCTTCTTCGCCTACGGTGGCGGCGATGTCGGCGGCTACGCTGCAGGTCGGGGTGTCCTCGTCGACCACCACCATGCGGTGGGTCTTTTGGACTGACTCGACGATGTGATCGTAGTCGATGGGGAAGACGCTGAGGAGGTCTACGACCTCGGCGTCGATGCCTTCCTCGGCGAGGGTTTCGGCGGCTTCGAGGCAGACCTGGGTCATGCGGGAGATGCCTACGAGGGTGACGTCGGCGCCCTCGCGGACGGTGCGGGCTTTGCCGATCTCGAGCTCGTAGGGGGCCTCGGGGACTTCGCCCTCGAGGTGGTAGAGGAGCTTGTGCTCGAAGACGATGATGGGGTCGTTGGAGCGCATGGCGGCGGTGAGGAGGCCCTTGGCGGTGTAGGCGTCTGACGGGACGACGCCCTTGAGGCCGGGGATGTGGGCCATGAGGGAGTAGAGGGACTCCGAGTGCTGGGCGGCCGAGCCGACACCCGCGCCGATGCGGGTGAGCATGGTGAAGGGGAGCTGGACGTTGCCGCCGTACATGTAGCGCATCTTGGCGGCGTTGTTGAGGAGCTGGTCAAAGCAGACGCCGATGAAGTCCATGTACATGAGCTCAGCGACGGTCCGCATGCCTGCGGCGGCCGCGCCGATGGCGGCGCCGATGAAGGCGGCCTCTGAGATGGGGGTGTCGCGGACGCGGTCCTCACCGAAGACCTGGACGAGGCCCTGGGTGGGGCGGAAGGGGCCGCCCCAGGCGTCGACGAAGCCCTGCTCGCGGCGGCCGGCGGCGCCGGCGATGTCCTCGCCGAGGAGGACGATGTCGGGGTTGCGCTCCATCTCCTGTCGGAGGGCCTCGTTGATGGCGTCTCGGTAGGAGAGGGTTCTGGGTGTTGTTTGGGTCATGGTTGCCTCCCGGGTTGTGTTTTGGTTTGCGGGCGGTGGGGGACGGCCCCGCGGCCCCTGCCCCTCTGGATTCCTGCCCCCGTATCGGGGTACGGGGCATGCTTCGCAGGAATGACGAGTGGGAGGAGGGCGAGGTTCCTCCGTTCTCGGTTGTGGGCATTCCCCGCCCCTGGATCCCGGCTTTCGCCGGGATGGAGGAGAGGGGGGCGAGGGAGTGTTGGTTTGTTAAGGGAGCATCAGGTGGGCGCCTCTTTGGAGGGAGTTTGGGGGGGCGTCCAGGTAGACGTCTGTCAGGAGTTCGTTGAGGTCTGGGTGAGGGGACTCGTCGGCGAATTTTACGGCGTCGTCTACCAGTTGGGCGGCTTCGGCTTCGAGCTCGTCGAGGTCTGCGGCGGGGAGGAGGTTTTCGGCGGCGGCGCGGTTTCGGAAGCCGGCTATGGCGTCGCGGGCCTTCCAGGCGTCCTCCTCCTCGGCGGTGCGGTAGTTCTTGGGGTTGTCGAAGGCGGCGTGGCCGTAGTAGCGGTAGGTCTTGCACTCGAGCAGCGTGGGGCCGAGGCCGGCGCGGGCTCGGCCGATGGCCGTGCCTGCGGCGTCGTAGACCGCGAAGACGTCCATGCCGTCGACTACGACGCCGGGGATGTTGTAGCCGCGAGCGCGCTCGGCG
Encoded proteins:
- a CDS encoding alpha-ketoacid dehydrogenase subunit beta, translating into MTQTTPRTLSYRDAINEALRQEMERNPDIVLLGEDIAGAAGRREQGFVDAWGGPFRPTQGLVQVFGEDRVRDTPISEAAFIGAAIGAAAAGMRTVAELMYMDFIGVCFDQLLNNAAKMRYMYGGNVQLPFTMLTRIGAGVGSAAQHSESLYSLMAHIPGLKGVVPSDAYTAKGLLTAAMRSNDPIIVFEHKLLYHLEGEVPEAPYELEIGKARTVREGADVTLVGISRMTQVCLEAAETLAEEGIDAEVVDLLSVFPIDYDHIVESVQKTHRMVVVDEDTPTCSVAADIAATVGEEAFDYLDAPIMRVQAPHTPVPYARNLELAYIPDAARVAQTVRQQLGV